Proteins from a genomic interval of Lolium perenne isolate Kyuss_39 chromosome 1, Kyuss_2.0, whole genome shotgun sequence:
- the LOC127291795 gene encoding dihydrolipoyl dehydrogenase 2, chloroplastic isoform X1, with protein sequence MLAVSLSSSAAAIASGRARSEARRPGGIRLCGLRTDAPACGSLRLSHAAASAAARRAVPRAAASGNGAAGGGFDYDLVIIGAGVGGHGAALHAVEEGLKTAIIEGDVVGGTCVNRGCVPSKALLAVSGRMRELHDEHHMKSLGLQVSAAGYDRQAVADHANNLASKIRSNLTNSMKAIGVDILTGFGTIVGKQKVRYGKVGFPDKEITAKNIIIATGSVPFVPKGIEIDGKTVFTSDHALKLESVPDWIAIVGSGYIGLEFSDVYTALGSEVTFVEALDQLMPGFDPEIAKLAQRVLINTRKIDYHTGVFASKITPAKDGKPVLIELIDAKTKEHKETLEVDAALIATGRAPFTNGLGLENMNVVTQRGFIPVDERMQVTDADGNMVPNLFCIGDANGKLMLAHAASAQGISVIEQISGRDHILNHLSIPAACFTHPEISMVGLTEPQAREKADKEGFEVSVVKTSFKANTKALAENEGDGIAKLIYRPDTGEILGVHILGLHAADLIHEASNAIALGTSLQELKLAVHAHPTLSEVLDELFKAAKPKEVQEGKQNHPPQRLLKPTGATTRCQGNKIDRTGRLHFLCETVTNFVACLDMGYVIMAVVIWFLLPSFLCSFT encoded by the exons ATGCTCGCCGTCTCCCTCTCATCCTCCGCCGCGGCGATCGCCAGCGGCCGCGCCAGATCCGAGGCGCGGCGGCCCGGCGGGATCCGGCTCTGCGGGCTCCGGACGGATGCCCCCGCGTGCGGCTCGCTGCGGCTCTCCCACGCCGCGGCGTCCGCGGCCGCGAGGCGCGCGGTGCCGAGGGCGGCTGCGTCGGGGAAcggcgcggcgggcggcgggTTCGACTACGACCTCGTCATCATCGGGGCCGGCGTCGGCGGGCACGGTGCCGCGCTCCACGCCGTCGAGGAG GGCCTGAAAACCGCCATTATTGAGGGAGACGTTGTGGGCGGGACTTGTGTGAACAGAGGCTGCGTTCCATCCAAAGCTCTTCTTGCTGTCAGTGGCCGGATGAGAGAGCTTCATGATGAGCATCACATGAAGTCCCTGGGTCTACAG GTTTCTGCTGCTGGATATGACAGACAAGCTGTTGCTGATCATGCAAATAATCTTGCCTCCAAAATCCGAAGCAACCTGACTAACTCGATGAAAGCTATCGGAGTGGATATATTGACTGGATTTGGCACAATTGTG GGAAAGCAAAAGGTACGGTATGGAAAAGTTGGTTTCCCAGATAAAGAAATCACCGCGAAGAACATCATCATTGCCACTGGATCGGTTCCTTTTGTTCCCAAGGGCATAGAAATTGATG GCAAGACTGTATTTACTAGCGACCATGCGCTAAAACTTGAGTCAGTTCCTGACTGGATAGCTATTGTTGGAAGTGGTTATATTGGACTTGAATTCAGCGATGTATACACAGCTCTAGGAAGCGAG GTTACCTTCGTTGAAGCTCTTGACCAGTTGATGCCTGGTTTTGACCCTGAAATCGCAAAATTGGCTCAGAGAGTCCTTATTAATACTAGGAAAATCGATTATCACACTGGTGTCTTCGCAAGCAAA ATTACTCCAGCAAAGGATGGAAAACCTGTGCTGATTGAGCTCATTGACGCAAAAACAAAGGAACACAAAGAAACCCTTGAG GTGGATGCAGCGCTTATAGCCACAGGAAGGGCACCATTCACCAACGGACTTGGCTTGGAAAAT ATGAATGTTGTTACACAACGTGGTTTTATTCCTGTTGATGAGCGGATGCAAGTCACAGATGCTGATGGCAATATG GTACCGAATTTATTTTGCATTGGAGATGCCAACGGTAAACTCATGCTTGCCCATGCTGCCAGTGCACAGGGAATCTCAG TCATCGAGCAAATCTCTGGGAGGGACCACATTCTAAATCATTTAAGCATCCCAGCTGCTTGTTTCACTCATCCAGAAATCAGTATGGTAGGGCTGACAGAG CCACAAGCCAGAGAAAAAGCTGATAAAGAAGGATTTGAGGTAAGTGTTGTTAAGACCAGCTTTAAGGCCAACACAAAAGCTTTGGCAGAAAATGAAGGTGATGGCATTGCTAAG TTGATCTACCGACCTGACACAGGAGAAATTCTTGGTGTTCACATCTTGGGTTTGCATGCTGCTGACCTCATCCATGAGGCATCAAATGCCATTGCCTTAGGAACTAGTTTGCAA GAACTCAAGCTTGCTGTTCATGCGCATCCAACATTATCCGAAGTGCTCGACGAACTCTTCAAAGCAGCCAAG CCTAAAGAAGTGCAGGAGGGCAAGCAGAACCATCCACCGCAGCGGCTCTTGAAG CCAACTGGTGCCACAACACGGTGCCAAGGAAACAAGATTGATCGCACTGGTCGGCTTCATTTTTTGTGTGAAACGGTTACAAATTTTGTAGCGTGTTTAGATATGGGTTATGTGATTATGGCGGTGGTGATTTGGTTCTTGTTGCCTTCATTTCTCTGCAGTTTCACCTGA
- the LOC127291795 gene encoding dihydrolipoyl dehydrogenase 1, chloroplastic isoform X2, with translation MLAVSLSSSAAAIASGRARSEARRPGGIRLCGLRTDAPACGSLRLSHAAASAAARRAVPRAAASGNGAAGGGFDYDLVIIGAGVGGHGAALHAVEEGLKTAIIEGDVVGGTCVNRGCVPSKALLAVSGRMRELHDEHHMKSLGLQVSAAGYDRQAVADHANNLASKIRSNLTNSMKAIGVDILTGFGTIVGKQKVRYGKVGFPDKEITAKNIIIATGSVPFVPKGIEIDGKTVFTSDHALKLESVPDWIAIVGSGYIGLEFSDVYTALGSEVTFVEALDQLMPGFDPEIAKLAQRVLINTRKIDYHTGVFASKITPAKDGKPVLIELIDAKTKEHKETLEVDAALIATGRAPFTNGLGLENMNVVTQRGFIPVDERMQVTDADGNMVPNLFCIGDANGKLMLAHAASAQGISVIEQISGRDHILNHLSIPAACFTHPEISMVGLTEPQAREKADKEGFEVSVVKTSFKANTKALAENEGDGIAKLIYRPDTGEILGVHILGLHAADLIHEASNAIALGTSLQELKLAVHAHPTLSEVLDELFKAAKVNSGVSVNELVAA, from the exons ATGCTCGCCGTCTCCCTCTCATCCTCCGCCGCGGCGATCGCCAGCGGCCGCGCCAGATCCGAGGCGCGGCGGCCCGGCGGGATCCGGCTCTGCGGGCTCCGGACGGATGCCCCCGCGTGCGGCTCGCTGCGGCTCTCCCACGCCGCGGCGTCCGCGGCCGCGAGGCGCGCGGTGCCGAGGGCGGCTGCGTCGGGGAAcggcgcggcgggcggcgggTTCGACTACGACCTCGTCATCATCGGGGCCGGCGTCGGCGGGCACGGTGCCGCGCTCCACGCCGTCGAGGAG GGCCTGAAAACCGCCATTATTGAGGGAGACGTTGTGGGCGGGACTTGTGTGAACAGAGGCTGCGTTCCATCCAAAGCTCTTCTTGCTGTCAGTGGCCGGATGAGAGAGCTTCATGATGAGCATCACATGAAGTCCCTGGGTCTACAG GTTTCTGCTGCTGGATATGACAGACAAGCTGTTGCTGATCATGCAAATAATCTTGCCTCCAAAATCCGAAGCAACCTGACTAACTCGATGAAAGCTATCGGAGTGGATATATTGACTGGATTTGGCACAATTGTG GGAAAGCAAAAGGTACGGTATGGAAAAGTTGGTTTCCCAGATAAAGAAATCACCGCGAAGAACATCATCATTGCCACTGGATCGGTTCCTTTTGTTCCCAAGGGCATAGAAATTGATG GCAAGACTGTATTTACTAGCGACCATGCGCTAAAACTTGAGTCAGTTCCTGACTGGATAGCTATTGTTGGAAGTGGTTATATTGGACTTGAATTCAGCGATGTATACACAGCTCTAGGAAGCGAG GTTACCTTCGTTGAAGCTCTTGACCAGTTGATGCCTGGTTTTGACCCTGAAATCGCAAAATTGGCTCAGAGAGTCCTTATTAATACTAGGAAAATCGATTATCACACTGGTGTCTTCGCAAGCAAA ATTACTCCAGCAAAGGATGGAAAACCTGTGCTGATTGAGCTCATTGACGCAAAAACAAAGGAACACAAAGAAACCCTTGAG GTGGATGCAGCGCTTATAGCCACAGGAAGGGCACCATTCACCAACGGACTTGGCTTGGAAAAT ATGAATGTTGTTACACAACGTGGTTTTATTCCTGTTGATGAGCGGATGCAAGTCACAGATGCTGATGGCAATATG GTACCGAATTTATTTTGCATTGGAGATGCCAACGGTAAACTCATGCTTGCCCATGCTGCCAGTGCACAGGGAATCTCAG TCATCGAGCAAATCTCTGGGAGGGACCACATTCTAAATCATTTAAGCATCCCAGCTGCTTGTTTCACTCATCCAGAAATCAGTATGGTAGGGCTGACAGAG CCACAAGCCAGAGAAAAAGCTGATAAAGAAGGATTTGAGGTAAGTGTTGTTAAGACCAGCTTTAAGGCCAACACAAAAGCTTTGGCAGAAAATGAAGGTGATGGCATTGCTAAG TTGATCTACCGACCTGACACAGGAGAAATTCTTGGTGTTCACATCTTGGGTTTGCATGCTGCTGACCTCATCCATGAGGCATCAAATGCCATTGCCTTAGGAACTAGTTTGCAA GAACTCAAGCTTGCTGTTCATGCGCATCCAACATTATCCGAAGTGCTCGACGAACTCTTCAAAGCAGCCAAG GTTAACTCGGGTGTTTCTGTAAATGAACTAGTTGCAGCCTAA